CGCTGCAACCGAACGGCCCGATCATCCAGGGGCTGCTCGGCCACGACCCGACGCTGCCGACGTACACGTTCGACAAGCAGAAAGCGGCGGCGGAGTTCCACGCGGCGTGGGGCGGCAGACTCTGGGACACGGGGTTCACGTTCACGGAGCTGTTCAACACCGGCAACGCGTCGAGGCAGATCGCGGCGCAGATCGTCAAGGACGTCATCGAGTCGATGAACCCCAAGTTCCACGTGGCGATTCGCAGCGTGCAATGGTCCACGTTTCTGCAGTTGGCCGCCCAGCACAAGAGCACGATGTACGCGACCGCGTGGTCTGCCGACTATCCCGACCCGGACGACTTTGCGCAGCCGTTCCTGGCCAGCAACGGCGCCTACCCGAGGCGGAACGGCTTTGCCGATCCCCGTCTCGATCAGCTCGTCCAGGAGGGGATCGCCACGACCGATCCCGCCCGGCGCGCCGACGTCTATCGGCGGCTGACGCGCATGGCCTATGAGGACGCCCCGGCGATCTTCGAAGCCCAGCCGACGGCCTTCGTTGTGATGCGCTCCTGGGTGCGAGGATGGTACTACAACGCGGTGCTGCCGCCGCTCGCGAACGTCGGATTTGATTTCTACTCGATGCGGAAAGAATAGCCGGGCCGCACACGGCGATCGGATGCTGCAATCCGCCGGCCGCCGGAGGTCTGGCCCGGGGCCCCCCGGCCGCCCCAGAGGCCGCGCCAAATCAGGTCTCGACCCGATGGGGCCCCGCCGGACAGTTTGATACCCTTCGTGACGCGCCGCACGAACGTTCACAGGCGAACCCGCGACGCGAAGAGGAGCGCAGGGAGCCACATGAGCAACCCCGAAAATACACACTCCGTGACGGATGCACCGGCCGCTCCTGCCGCCAAGATCCGCGTGCTGCTCGCGGACGACCATGCGATCGTCCGCGAGGGCATCAAGATGATCCTGACGACCGAACCCGACATCGAGGTCGTCGGCGAGGCCGAGGACGGCGTCGAGGCGGTCGACCTGGCCCGCCGGCTGAAGCCGGACGTGGTCGTGTTGGACATTAGCATGCCCCGACTCAACGGCGTCGAGGCGACGCGGCAGATCAAAGCTGCCCTGCCAGATACCCACACCCTCACCCTCACGATGCACGATGACGACGCGTACGTCTTCCAGCTCCTAAAGGCGGGCGCGTCCGGCTACGTTCTCAAGCGGGCCGCGGCCACGGATCTGGTGCAGGCGATCCGGGCGGCTCGACGCGGCGAAGCGTTCCTGTATCCCTCCGTCGCCAAGGCGGTCGTCGAG
This portion of the bacterium genome encodes:
- a CDS encoding ABC transporter substrate-binding protein translates to LQDRYEFDHTNGTGPFSLQTWDRQTKELILVRNEHYWRAPAPLARVVIRTVTEFATRRLALQQGDADVIAVDRPDQTQVAGLAGVTVQDGFPTLLLQAFHFNQKIDATGNPDVGSGKLDGNGIPPDFFSDVHVRRAFAYAFDYGTFIRDAYRGKALQPNGPIIQGLLGHDPTLPTYTFDKQKAAAEFHAAWGGRLWDTGFTFTELFNTGNASRQIAAQIVKDVIESMNPKFHVAIRSVQWSTFLQLAAQHKSTMYATAWSADYPDPDDFAQPFLASNGAYPRRNGFADPRLDQLVQEGIATTDPARRADVYRRLTRMAYEDAPAIFEAQPTAFVVMRSWVRGWYYNAVLPPLANVGFDFYSMRKE
- a CDS encoding response regulator transcription factor encodes the protein MSNPENTHSVTDAPAAPAAKIRVLLADDHAIVREGIKMILTTEPDIEVVGEAEDGVEAVDLARRLKPDVVVLDISMPRLNGVEATRQIKAALPDTHTLTLTMHDDDAYVFQLLKAGASGYVLKRAAATDLVQAIRAARRGEAFLYPSVAKAVVEDYLKRLEAGEGREAYDGLTEREKEILTLVAEGASNQEIAQRLFISVKTVQTHRAHIMEKLELHDRTQLVRYAIRKGLIEP